In one Silene latifolia isolate original U9 population chromosome 10, ASM4854445v1, whole genome shotgun sequence genomic region, the following are encoded:
- the LOC141606523 gene encoding CASP-like protein 5B3, whose amino-acid sequence MKKFAGTPGTMTGLSLRIAQFLFATGSIVSMASTSSFFNFTAFCYLIAAMGLQVTWSLGLAMLDAYAVLSQQVLHNPIMVSLFVIGDWVTATLSLAAASASGGIAVLYFHDLGGCIIGDECQKYQLSVAFAFLSWITVFISSLIMFFLLAAG is encoded by the exons ATGAAGAAATTTGCAGGAACACCAGGAACAATGACAGGGCTTTCTTTAAGAATTGCTCAATTCTTGTTTGCTACTGGTTCTATTGTTTCTATGGCTTCCACCTCAAGcttcttcaatttcactgctTTCTG TTATCTAATAGCCGCCATGGGTTTGCAAGTAACATGGAGCTTAGGCCTCGCGATGCTAGACGCTTATGCTGTTCTAAGCCAACAAGTACTCCATAATCCTATAATGGTCAGCCTTTTCGTAATTGGAGATTGG GTAACAGCAACGCTGTCGCTTGCAGCAGCTTCAGCGTCAGGAGGCATAGCAGTACTGTATTTTCATGATCTAGGAGGATGCATTATTGGGGATGAATGTCAAAAATATCAACTTTCAGTCGCGTTTGCGTTCCTAAGTTGGATTACAGTATTCATATCATCTCTTATAATGTTCTTCCTTCTTGCTGCAGGCTAG